In ANME-2 cluster archaeon, a single window of DNA contains:
- the folP gene encoding dihydropteroate synthase: MAVDTEIAGIGVGDAHPVRIMGVINLSSESFYKGSVTGSEHIIETAQRMVAEGADLLDVGARSTWPLADTITKEEERRRLIPALELLVDAVEVPISVDTQFADLARESLELGAHIINDVSGLTADPTMVRVAREFGCPIVVMASEHMPGDPLGMDAVMRSLGRIIRTGEDAGIPSGNIIIDPAIGKWLPEKAPMYDFETLDQLERLKVFNKPVLVAISRKSFIGEVLGKPATERLMGSIAATAIAVYKGAHIIRTHDVADTADAARVAEAIRGHSVSSEGSGYSIEALDVVNTEDAPGYFSWIGTTGTGSRVMKDKTVLRVLRITNVSTTEALIIKQEALSRGCDAALPRDAVSHETQNTDLIVMGTELQLKRLASKLEGQARDLPLISGLILSTLQRFRDTDYRYG; this comes from the coding sequence ATGGCAGTTGACACCGAAATTGCTGGTATTGGAGTGGGAGATGCACATCCGGTACGCATAATGGGTGTTATAAACCTGAGCAGTGAATCATTTTACAAAGGTTCGGTGACCGGGTCCGAACATATCATTGAAACGGCCCAGCGGATGGTGGCCGAAGGTGCAGACCTGCTGGACGTAGGTGCACGGTCTACCTGGCCGCTCGCTGATACCATCACGAAGGAAGAAGAACGCAGGCGGCTTATCCCGGCACTGGAATTGCTTGTGGATGCCGTGGAAGTGCCCATCTCTGTGGATACCCAGTTCGCTGACCTGGCCCGGGAATCACTTGAGTTGGGGGCACATATTATCAATGATGTGAGCGGCCTGACCGCAGACCCGACAATGGTGAGGGTCGCCCGTGAATTCGGCTGTCCTATAGTGGTCATGGCATCGGAACATATGCCCGGTGACCCGTTGGGCATGGATGCCGTAATGCGCTCGCTTGGCAGGATAATACGTACAGGCGAGGATGCAGGTATACCCTCTGGTAACATCATCATCGATCCCGCAATCGGGAAATGGTTGCCGGAAAAAGCTCCCATGTATGATTTTGAGACTCTTGACCAGTTAGAACGCCTGAAAGTGTTCAACAAACCGGTACTTGTCGCCATATCCAGGAAATCGTTCATAGGCGAGGTGCTGGGAAAGCCGGCCACAGAAAGGCTTATGGGTTCCATTGCCGCCACTGCTATTGCAGTCTATAAGGGTGCGCATATTATCCGGACGCATGACGTGGCAGATACTGCCGATGCCGCCAGGGTGGCAGAAGCGATCAGGGGGCATAGCGTCTCTTCCGAAGGTTCGGGTTATTCCATTGAAGCGCTGGACGTGGTCAATACAGAAGATGCGCCTGGTTACTTTTCCTGGATAGGGACCACAGGCACCGGCTCACGGGTGATGAAAGACAAGACGGTCCTCAGGGTGCTGAGGATAACGAATGTGAGCACCACCGAAGCACTGATAATAAAACAGGAAGCTCTATCCCGGGGGTGTGATGCTGCGCTGCCCAGGGATGCCGTATCACACGAGACCCAGAACACAGACCTTATCGTGATGGGGACTGAGTTACAGTTGAAACGCCTGGCCTCAAAACTGGAGGGTCAGGCAAGGGACCTACCCTTAATATCCGGATTGATACTATCCACCCTGCAGCGATTCAGGGATACTGACTACAGGTACGGATGA